A window of the Chloroflexus sp. Y-396-1 genome harbors these coding sequences:
- the gatA gene encoding Asp-tRNA(Asn)/Glu-tRNA(Gln) amidotransferase subunit GatA, with translation MTELHYLTVTAAQAALAAGDITAVELTEACLARINATEPLIRAFLHLTPEIALDAARAADERRRQGRSLGPLDGIPIAIKDVICTDGIPTTAGSRILAGFRPPYNATVVERLLAAGAVLIGKLNCDEFAMGSSTENSAYQITTNPWDRTRVPGGSSGGSAAAVAAGQVPATLGTDTGGSIRQPSALCGISGLKPTYGRVSRYGLIAYGSSLDQIGPMAWTVADLALLMNVIAGHDPRDGTSAPIAPPDYTTALTGDIRGLRIGIPREYFVEGMEPGVEAATRTAIEVLRELGATLVEVSLPHTRYALPTYYIIAPAEASANLARFDGVRYGFRAEGETMWEQIEQTRGKGFGPEVRRRIMLGTYALSAGYYDAYYRRAQQVRTLIKRDFENVFMEVDVLATPTSPTVAFPIGQKINDPLAMYLSDVCTLPINLAGVPALVVPCGFSEGLPVGLQLIGRPFDEATLLRVGDAYQRVTEWHTYRPNLPG, from the coding sequence ATGACCGAATTACATTATCTCACCGTTACCGCTGCACAAGCAGCGCTCGCTGCTGGCGACATCACAGCGGTAGAACTTACTGAAGCCTGTCTTGCGCGGATCAACGCCACCGAACCACTGATTCGCGCATTTCTGCACCTCACACCAGAGATTGCTCTGGATGCGGCACGAGCTGCGGATGAACGACGTCGGCAAGGCCGATCACTCGGCCCGCTTGACGGTATCCCGATTGCGATCAAGGATGTTATCTGTACTGATGGCATCCCAACCACTGCCGGTTCACGCATTCTCGCGGGGTTTCGCCCGCCTTATAACGCCACTGTTGTCGAACGGCTCTTGGCTGCCGGTGCCGTGCTGATCGGGAAACTCAACTGCGACGAGTTTGCGATGGGTTCGAGCACCGAAAATAGCGCCTACCAGATCACGACCAACCCGTGGGATCGGACGCGGGTTCCTGGCGGTAGTAGCGGCGGTAGTGCAGCAGCCGTCGCTGCCGGACAGGTACCGGCTACCCTGGGAACCGACACTGGCGGCTCGATCCGCCAACCATCTGCACTCTGCGGCATCAGTGGTCTCAAGCCAACGTATGGTCGGGTCAGCCGCTACGGTCTGATCGCTTACGGATCATCACTCGACCAGATCGGGCCGATGGCCTGGACGGTCGCCGATCTAGCATTGCTGATGAATGTGATTGCCGGGCACGATCCGCGTGATGGTACCAGTGCGCCCATCGCCCCCCCCGATTACACGACGGCCCTTACCGGTGATATACGCGGGTTGCGTATCGGTATTCCCCGTGAGTACTTCGTTGAAGGAATGGAACCGGGTGTCGAAGCTGCGACCCGCACGGCCATTGAGGTGCTGCGCGAGCTTGGTGCCACGCTGGTAGAGGTTTCGCTCCCGCACACCAGATATGCCTTACCTACATACTACATCATCGCACCCGCTGAAGCTAGTGCGAATCTGGCCCGATTTGACGGAGTGCGCTACGGCTTCCGCGCCGAGGGTGAAACGATGTGGGAACAGATCGAGCAGACGCGAGGAAAGGGTTTCGGGCCGGAAGTACGACGACGTATTATGCTCGGTACGTATGCCCTTTCAGCCGGGTACTATGACGCTTATTACCGTCGTGCCCAGCAGGTACGCACGCTCATCAAACGTGACTTTGAGAATGTATTCATGGAAGTGGATGTGTTGGCAACACCGACATCACCAACAGTTGCTTTCCCTATCGGTCAAAAGATCAACGATCCGCTCGCAATGTATCTGAGCGATGTCTGTACGCTGCCAATTAATCTAGCCGGTGTCCCTGCTCTAGTTGTACCTTGCGGCTTCAGTGAAGGGCTGCCGGTAGGCCTCCAGTTGATCGGACGTCCCTTCGACGAAGCAACCCTGTTGCGCGTCGGTGATGCCTATCAGCGCGTGACTGAGTGGCACACTTATCGCCCTAATCTGCCCGGATAG
- a CDS encoding clostripain-related cysteine peptidase, translating into MVALLYQTSSRSAAFWLRWIGLFTCTILAMVGWPSRLAAVSTEPPPTPSNLICTDVIEDSTISRPRSSSPWQAVRNEVLFTTASARVFSAPQAIYLVEDDDGDGDVSTDVDAFRQRFTVPSAAEQIIGTIRYRIVPGALGPNDTVTIALNVPDDPTPTGRVFAVDIPLAGKADGNWRSFSWAATDITPLVEQRAAQLIITMRGVNDGTGLAISFDDIEVQLCSRNLATLSGRVTQSNRESPDLRDVQILLVRSDTTSRSVVATAQAVAADDGFRYQFSVPPLSAGAAYQVWFVNQPLTNRRDGQRLSVLAGPVVTELAAGDERTDLDLELSSPRLLDPQPNARLVLNDDSPVRFLFEPRSIDGEEYQICLYDPTLFIPETGLSPQWCSPRLTAAAPYIDLVPASVNTMTLRYGHTYRWYVKIHDGRGTDTLPAYGYSFAERTITFLSAPASLPVQVIKNEGLPAGADPARWTILIYVAADNALGDPLRTSVVARPDFELERLRSLAAAYPDFSIVTFYDAYGITGGHICAFRGSSVDCRRQFEPNSADPDTLREFVRFGLSEFPAARTMLILVGPAHPAFGFGSDESVAATPAMAITDLGVALREATIAAEKRIDLVLFQAPLMANLNTALALAPAADYLVAPPGNIWRTAWIHRVLGRLTASGGDNPRAVAVDLPTLYGNAVRSNGVLREYALTALDLDRADEVRSARDTLATALQQIWNERAAVIQPSLTEVRSRSTVYDSSGNGLADAIPDPTGQRWSVPEDAFVDLGDFAAALANAPALQNSNLAAVRTATINLSNALGGSTPLVLATRRNAAGEVGIPSLPPGAGLAEFFPHRSLFGAQPVLVESLLYRGQTDPWSAFIRTWLATDIPVGIGGVTTAPSGGITFPLITGLPIAYDRYLPIISR; encoded by the coding sequence ATGGTCGCTCTATTGTACCAGACTTCAAGCCGATCTGCTGCGTTCTGGTTGCGTTGGATCGGCCTGTTTACCTGTACTATCCTGGCGATGGTCGGTTGGCCATCGCGGCTTGCAGCCGTGAGCACCGAGCCACCACCTACCCCTAGTAATTTGATTTGTACTGATGTGATCGAGGATTCAACGATCAGTCGGCCACGGTCGTCATCGCCATGGCAAGCGGTACGAAACGAAGTACTCTTCACAACCGCCAGTGCCCGTGTGTTTTCTGCGCCGCAGGCGATCTATCTGGTCGAAGATGACGATGGTGATGGCGATGTCAGTACAGATGTTGATGCGTTTAGGCAACGGTTTACTGTTCCCTCGGCGGCTGAACAGATCATTGGTACGATCCGCTACCGGATCGTACCAGGTGCTCTTGGCCCGAACGATACAGTGACGATTGCCCTCAATGTGCCTGATGATCCGACACCGACAGGGCGGGTCTTTGCAGTAGATATTCCGCTGGCCGGAAAAGCCGATGGCAATTGGCGGAGTTTCTCCTGGGCGGCGACCGATATTACGCCCCTCGTCGAGCAAAGGGCTGCACAGTTAATCATAACAATGCGGGGTGTTAATGATGGTACAGGGCTGGCGATCTCGTTCGATGACATTGAAGTGCAGCTTTGTTCGCGAAACCTTGCTACCCTTAGTGGTCGCGTTACCCAAAGCAATCGTGAGTCGCCCGATTTGCGCGATGTTCAGATTTTGCTCGTGCGCTCCGATACAACTAGTCGGAGTGTCGTTGCAACAGCTCAGGCAGTAGCTGCCGATGACGGGTTTCGCTATCAGTTTAGCGTGCCACCTTTGTCTGCTGGTGCAGCGTACCAGGTCTGGTTTGTCAATCAACCACTGACCAACCGTCGTGATGGACAACGGTTGAGCGTGTTGGCAGGGCCGGTCGTTACTGAGTTAGCGGCTGGTGATGAGAGAACCGATCTCGATTTGGAACTCAGTTCACCGCGCCTGCTTGATCCGCAACCCAATGCCCGGCTCGTCCTGAATGATGATTCGCCAGTGCGCTTCCTGTTTGAGCCGCGATCAATTGATGGTGAAGAGTATCAGATATGTCTCTACGACCCAACCCTGTTCATCCCTGAAACCGGTCTATCGCCCCAGTGGTGTAGCCCACGCCTGACAGCCGCAGCACCGTATATCGATCTGGTTCCGGCAAGTGTGAATACTATGACCCTACGCTATGGTCACACTTACCGCTGGTATGTCAAGATTCACGATGGTCGTGGCACAGATACTTTGCCTGCGTATGGCTACAGCTTCGCTGAGCGCACAATCACGTTTCTTTCGGCACCGGCTTCACTACCGGTGCAGGTGATTAAAAATGAAGGGTTGCCTGCTGGTGCTGATCCAGCGCGCTGGACAATCCTGATCTACGTTGCTGCTGATAACGCGCTTGGTGATCCGTTACGCACCAGTGTCGTGGCCCGGCCTGATTTTGAGTTAGAACGTCTGCGTTCACTGGCGGCTGCCTATCCCGATTTTTCAATTGTGACCTTCTACGATGCTTATGGGATCACCGGAGGTCACATCTGTGCATTCCGGGGTAGCTCAGTCGATTGTCGGCGCCAGTTTGAACCGAACAGTGCTGATCCAGATACTCTCCGCGAATTTGTGCGGTTTGGTCTGAGCGAATTTCCGGCTGCGCGTACTATGCTGATCCTGGTTGGTCCAGCTCATCCGGCTTTTGGTTTTGGCAGTGATGAGTCGGTCGCCGCCACGCCAGCAATGGCTATTACCGATCTCGGTGTTGCGCTGCGTGAGGCAACAATAGCCGCCGAAAAGCGGATCGATCTGGTGCTCTTCCAGGCACCGTTGATGGCGAACCTAAACACGGCGCTGGCGCTGGCGCCGGCAGCGGATTATCTGGTTGCTCCGCCCGGCAATATCTGGCGCACAGCCTGGATTCACCGCGTGCTTGGCCGATTAACAGCAAGTGGTGGCGATAATCCTCGTGCAGTTGCCGTGGATCTTCCTACGCTCTACGGTAATGCGGTTCGCTCAAATGGTGTGTTGCGCGAATACGCTTTGACGGCGCTTGATCTGGATCGCGCCGATGAGGTGCGTTCAGCGCGTGATACTCTCGCCACTGCATTGCAGCAGATTTGGAATGAGCGCGCAGCCGTCATTCAGCCATCGTTAACAGAAGTGCGATCCAGGAGTACTGTGTACGATAGTTCTGGGAATGGCCTGGCCGATGCTATCCCCGATCCTACCGGTCAACGCTGGTCGGTGCCGGAAGATGCCTTTGTCGATCTGGGTGATTTCGCAGCGGCGCTGGCCAATGCACCGGCACTCCAGAATAGTAATCTAGCCGCAGTACGTACCGCGACCATCAATCTTTCCAATGCGCTGGGAGGGAGTACGCCGCTCGTGTTGGCAACCCGACGCAACGCCGCCGGAGAGGTTGGTATCCCCTCGCTCCCGCCCGGCGCGGGTCTCGCCGAGTTCTTCCCTCATCGCTCACTTTTCGGTGCGCAGCCGGTGCTGGTTGAGTCGCTGTTGTACCGTGGGCAAACCGATCCATGGAGCGCATTTATCCGTACCTGGCTGGCAACCGATATTCCGGTTGGTATCGGTGGCGTTACTACGGCACCATCCGGTGGTATTACCTTTCCACTGATAACCGGTCTCCCGATTGCGTATGATCGCTATCTGCCAATCATTTCCCGCTGA